From Macrobrachium rosenbergii isolate ZJJX-2024 chromosome 55, ASM4041242v1, whole genome shotgun sequence, a single genomic window includes:
- the LOC136835692 gene encoding uncharacterized protein, giving the protein MRSSYRVGDALEATCTARHSWPASTISFSVNGEHIHAEPGRVRNMGVSKDKGHSYFPKGSYTSTSMLILPVERRFSSSLRLGCHAHVQSLEKANFVTVEVEFGISSVFSFFNAGVACWTSDIVLTTMTLAMLLLLQNQL; this is encoded by the exons ATGAGAAGTTCGTACCGAGTGGGAGATGCTCTGGAGGCGACGTGCACAGCGAGGCACTCTTGGCCAGCCTCCACGATTTCCTTCTCTGTCAATGGCGAGCACATTCAT GCAGAGCCAGGTCGCGTGCGGAATATGGGCGTGTCCAAGGACAAGGGTCATTCCTATTTCCCGAAGGGATCCTATACCTCCACCAGCATGCTGATCCTTCCCGTAGAGAGGCGATTCTCGTCCAGCCTCCGCCTGGGGTGCCACGCTCATGTGCAGTCTCTGGAGAAGGCCAACTTCGTCACCGTAGAGGTCGAGTTCGGGATCTCCAGCGTGTTCTCCTTTTTCAATGCAG GTGTCGCTTGCTGGACTTCAGACATCGTTCTGACCACGATGACCTTGGCGATGCTTCTGCTGCTTCAAAATCAGTTGTAA